The Lewinellaceae bacterium genome has a window encoding:
- a CDS encoding PorT family protein: protein MKLSFKIALTSLVLTAGCTAAVAQQDSMLHTPRYRTDHYQADTVYSHSMNSDSKSTVYHRSRYRHDPIKTRWFLLDIGVGSYVEDVPLYLDNGINPFDQDLGRSTNLQIHLYQQRINLAGGVLNLLHGMEFNIQDYAFANSVSLVPNQPQLTINNDEGVSYRKNRLQMTYLTIPVMLNIETNPNHHHRSFRISAGVYGGLRLNSNLKQKSGVYGKEKIRDDFNLNKYQYGLRGQVGFGPINLYGTLNMSPLFDEKQDAGAKLYPFTIGISLVPF, encoded by the coding sequence ATGAAATTATCATTCAAAATCGCCCTGACTTCGTTGGTCTTAACGGCCGGGTGCACCGCAGCGGTTGCTCAGCAGGACTCGATGTTACATACACCCCGCTACCGTACGGACCATTATCAGGCTGATACCGTGTACAGCCATTCAATGAATTCAGACTCCAAGTCTACGGTTTATCACCGCAGCAGATACCGTCACGACCCAATCAAAACCCGGTGGTTCTTGCTTGATATCGGTGTGGGATCCTACGTAGAAGACGTGCCCTTATACCTGGATAACGGAATCAATCCTTTTGATCAGGATCTCGGCAGAAGCACCAACCTGCAGATCCACCTCTACCAGCAAAGGATCAACCTGGCTGGTGGTGTCCTGAATCTGCTCCATGGTATGGAGTTCAATATCCAGGATTATGCTTTTGCCAATTCCGTCAGCCTGGTGCCGAATCAACCCCAGTTGACGATCAATAACGATGAGGGCGTCTCTTACCGTAAAAACCGGTTGCAGATGACCTATCTGACCATCCCGGTCATGCTGAATATCGAGACCAACCCCAATCACCACCACCGCTCCTTCCGGATCAGCGCTGGTGTCTATGGCGGCCTCCGACTTAACTCGAACCTGAAGCAGAAGAGTGGTGTCTACGGCAAAGAGAAGATCCGCGATGATTTCAACCTGAATAAATACCAGTATGGTCTGCGTGGCCAGGTTGGCTTCGGTCCGATCAACCTGTACGGGACGCTGAATATGTCACCCTTGTTTGATGAAAAACAGGATGCCGGTGCAAAATTATATCCCTTTACTATTGGGATCTCCCTGGTACCGTTCTGA
- a CDS encoding RNA polymerase sigma factor codes for MNAKEYNQCVEHYADALYRYVHRGFRHIDDAQDIVQHCFEKLWMKREQIGMPEAKAFLYVSARNASIDDWRKNHRIVSFENHTQQDSGYEPDEVFETMDFARECLHHLPEVQRSIFLLREYEGHAYEEIAEQLELTLSQVKVNLFRARKKIHEFMQEKKIVL; via the coding sequence ATGAATGCCAAAGAATACAATCAATGTGTGGAACATTATGCCGATGCACTTTACCGGTACGTGCACCGGGGCTTCCGTCACATCGATGATGCCCAGGATATCGTTCAGCATTGTTTTGAAAAACTATGGATGAAACGGGAGCAGATTGGCATGCCGGAGGCGAAAGCTTTTCTGTATGTGAGCGCCCGGAATGCTTCCATCGACGACTGGAGGAAAAATCACCGCATTGTATCTTTTGAAAACCATACCCAGCAGGATTCGGGCTATGAACCGGATGAGGTGTTTGAAACGATGGATTTCGCCCGGGAATGTCTGCACCATTTGCCGGAAGTACAACGCAGCATTTTTTTACTGAGAGAATATGAGGGACATGCTTATGAAGAAATAGCGGAACAACTGGAACTTACCTTGAGCCAGGTTAAAGTGAATTTGTTCCGTGCGCGGAAAAAGATCCATGAATTTATGCAAGAAAAAAAGATCGTATTATGA